The following nucleotide sequence is from Halogeometricum borinquense DSM 11551.
AACGGGGCGGACTACGCCTTCGCGCCGGGACCGCCCTGTGAGACGGCGTACGAACCCGTCGAAAGTCAGGTTTAAACGGGTCGCGGACGACTCACAGACTATGAGCGCAGGCGAGGCCGAAGCCGACCTCTCGGAAGACGAACTTGCGGGACTCGAACTCATCCGAGAGACCGGTGGCATCCACCAGAGCGACTTCTGGAAGGAACTCGACATTACCTCTCGGAAGGGGAGCCGTATCGCTGAGCGTCTGGACTCGCTCGACCTCATTAACCGTGAGGAGACTGTTTA
It contains:
- a CDS encoding helix-turn-helix transcriptional regulator, giving the protein MSAGEAEADLSEDELAGLELIRETGGIHQSDFWKELDITSRKGSRIAERLDSLDLINREETVYKGHNTYHLEPTARDLEFALLMAGDMLSPFIGEEEVNANSNAFSQWLMNLAYEEY